A single Desulfomicrobium macestii DNA region contains:
- a CDS encoding helix-turn-helix transcriptional regulator — translation MVSTQKETERMWNEHQAADYLGMKVATLRFWRTKSRGPRYVKYPSSRTVRYDKADLDLFLESSRVEPRYEQ, via the coding sequence ATGGTCAGTACACAGAAGGAGACAGAAAGGATGTGGAATGAGCACCAGGCAGCAGATTACTTGGGAATGAAAGTCGCAACCTTGCGATTTTGGCGAACTAAATCGCGCGGACCGCGGTATGTGAAATATCCGAGCTCCAGGACAGTACGGTACGACAAAGCTGACTTAGATCTGTTCCTGGAGAGTAGCAGGGTAGAGCCCCGCTACGAGCAATGA